In Mercenaria mercenaria strain notata chromosome 15, MADL_Memer_1, whole genome shotgun sequence, a single genomic region encodes these proteins:
- the LOC123552275 gene encoding uncharacterized protein LOC123552275 translates to MWKMNKLCVTVVVLLSLCVCLTSARPRLRHNVQQTPTNIGTEDKTDTEETVNIDIEENVGHRNSDDYEDIMEDNGSSSIFQNILNNMRKGQVTKESLSGWMSQIKTAMSRGSLSSQAVSRFMASLKEKLSGTPFENCCPLG, encoded by the exons ATGTGGAAAATGAATAAGCTGTGTGTTACAGTTGTGGTACTGCTATCACTTTGCGTTTGCCTTACATCAGCACGTCCTAGACTGCGACATAATGTCCAACAAACGCCAA CAAACATTGGAACAGAAGACAAAACGGATACTGAAGAAACAGTTAATATTGATATTGAAGAAAACGTTGGACATAGAAACAGCGATGATTATGAGGATATAATGGAAGACAACGGTTCAAGTAGTATTTTCCAAAACATTCTAAACAACATGAGGAAAGGCCAAGTGACGAAAGAGTCACTGTCTGGATGGATGTCTCAAATTAAGACCGCAATGTCAAGAGGGTCTCTTTCTTCTCAAGCTGTCAGCCGTTTCATGGCCTCACTAAAAGAAAAATTGTCTGGGACTCCGTTTGAAAATTGCTGCCCACTGGGGTAA
- the LOC123561363 gene encoding uncharacterized protein LOC123561363 codes for MKKLVILGLVLLLMPDGYEHGNIPVAMNGILKRQQSVETLDKPVEDAIQNSWSRFKRAPGKSSRDNVDSYESLEAPPAPPEPGHSHEHGHHLLDHIRDEIHRGHVTQDNMIHWWTQIKNALQNGSVTKDEVNRLMASLEHSDINLGSRCCWFG; via the exons ATGAAGAAATTGGTGATTCTAGGACTGGTGCTATTGTTAATGCCCGACGGATACGAACATGGGAACATTCCGGTAGCCATGAATG gCATATTAAAACGGCAACAGAGTGTTGAGACGTTGGATAAACCTGTAGAAGATGCAATACAGAATTCATGGTCCCGCTTCAAACGTGCTCCAGGAAAGTCTTCTCGCGACAATGTAGATAGTTACGAGTCACTTGAAGCGCCTCCAGCACCGCCAGAACCTGGTCATTCGCACGAGCATGGACACCATCTTTTAGATCATATTCGTGATGAGATACATAGAGGTCACGTGACACAAGACAATATGATTCATTGGTGGACACAAATAAAGAATGCGCTCCAAAATGGAAGCGTCACAAAGGATGAAGTCAACCGTTTGATGGCATCCTTGGAGCATTCAGACATTAATCTTGGGAGCCGTTGCTGCTGGTTtggataa